TGAGTGTCGCGAGGCGCGTGAAGATACTGACAAACTCTGTTGACAGCAAAGGAAATATCTGGTCGCGTGATCGTCAGGTACTGAAACCCACCAACAATACTCCGGTACTCTATAGCATCCTCAGAGGACAGAAGCTCACCATCAACATCAGTAATCTTGTCAGTGGTAGACATAGGCGTGGTGGTCGTCTTGCACTTAAGCATCCCAGCTCGCTGCAGCAGATCCAAAGAATACTTCTTCTGTGTCATAACCAGACCATCGTCACGATGGACAACCTTCAAACCCAGAAAGAAGTGGAGTTTACCAAGGTCTTTGACAGCAAAATCAGCACCAAGAGCACGAACAAGAGCGTCTGCAGCCAACGGAGACGAACTGACAAGGATTATATCATTTACATAGACCAACAAGTACATAGTAACCTCGGACTTCTGTAgaagaaataaatatgaatCAGCAGCGGAGGGTGCAAAACCATGAGCACGGAGGGCAGTAGCAAGACAAGCATGCCAAGCACGGGAAGCTTGCTTCGGACCATAAAGCGTTTTTGTGAGACGACAGAGATAATCTGGACGATCAGGATCAACAAAACCAGGCAGCTGCGGCATAtaaacctcctcctccaaagTACATGTTACTATATATGTCACCCAAAATTTTCCTGTCTTCGATCACGTCATGTTAGTATATGTCTTGACACTTTGACACGTTTCTTGTGATGTTCAGTTCTAATGTTTTGCATGTTCGAAGGCAAAATGCAAAGTACATGCAAACATACATTTTTTACCGATGGGCGCGGTGAGACGCACCTCCTGATCTAGCTAgtaaataaacatatcatcaTACAACGGCTCCTCCATCCTATCTTGTGGATGCGCGCGTTGAGTCTTTGGAATCATCGGCGGCGTCCACGTCATCAACCGCGACAACCTTGGCCGGACCGAACCAACCTAGTCCAGTCACGGCCGGAACAAGCGCCTTCTTTGCCTTGACGACACTCTTTGCACACAAAGCAGCTTCGGCGGCattgtccttcttcttcttctgctgctgctgtttggAACTGCTGACAAGTAGGTCCCTGGGAGGCAAGAAGCATTCCCTGGACAGCCCGGCCACGTTGAAGTCCACCTCCTCGATACTCCACGTCTCCTCCATGGTCGTGGTGCACGGCCTCATCTTCCTCCCGGCCGCCTCGGCGTCGCCCGTGAAACGGGACAGCGAGACGACGGTGCGGCCGGCGTGCGCGATGTTGATGCCGTCCACGGCCCGGTAGTCGCCGATGGAGGACTCCATGGTGGTCTCCCAGTACAAGTTCTGAATCTCAGAAGCGCTGCTGATCTCCGTGGGCACGCGCAGCAGGTGGGTGTCCTCGAGCCGGACGAGCAGCCCCGTCCTCTGGCTGAAGTACCCCCACAGCGCGTGCCGGACCACCTCCACGTCGTCGCTGCTCCGCGCGTCTAGCGCGGAGCGGTCGGCGTCGACGCGGAGCACGAAGCAGTCCTCCCCGTCCACGGATTCCTCGCCGACCCATGCCGCGCTCGAGAAGAGGTCCGCCGTCGATTTTGGGTCCAAACCCTGCAGAGCAGATAACATGGAGGACATTTGATCAATATACTACTCAGTTAAATTAGTAATTGTTGTACATTGTGCAAGGCACAAATGCAAGCAAGTAGGCACATGGGTGCACGTTCAGGCCGGTTGAACTTGTTTATTTTCAAAGGAACAATTAGAGAAGGGAAGTTGGTTAGTACCTGAACGCATCTGCGGATGGGCCGCGGAGGGCCACGGGAGGCGTGGGCCTGCTGCCAGGGCGTCTGGCGCCAGGCGACCTTGCCGTCGCTGCCGGCGCTCAGCTTGGTGCCACCGGAAACCACCATCTCCACGCACCACAGCTCCGGCTTCTTCTGCCACACCACAAAGCCTCCGGACACCTCCCCAACGCTTTTCTTTGCTGCCCTGCCACCCTTGTTGCTGGATGTTGTAGTACTCATCCGGACGTTCCCCATCGCGTACATGCTCGTGGCCGCGCCGAGAGCCGCCtcgcc
The Brachypodium distachyon strain Bd21 chromosome 2, Brachypodium_distachyon_v3.0, whole genome shotgun sequence genome window above contains:
- the LOC100824900 gene encoding uncharacterized protein LOC100824900; the protein is MRKLCPNLDREDGLDTVLEVPLPELQDTAATAFSGVRRRRRSGTVKAWMRSHAADQQHRRREPSRADVQIMLGVMGAPLVPQPVEARKAMAAGHDIKEEPLEVSKARYVMEQYVAAAGGEAALGAATSMYAMGNVRMSTTTSSNKGGRAAKKSVGEVSGGFVVWQKKPELWCVEMVVSGGTKLSAGSDGKVAWRQTPWQQAHASRGPPRPIRRCVQGLDPKSTADLFSSAAWVGEESVDGEDCFVLRVDADRSALDARSSDDVEVVRHALWGYFSQRTGLLVRLEDTHLLRVPTEISSASEIQNLYWETTMESSIGDYRAVDGINIAHAGRTVVSLSRFTGDAEAAGRKMRPCTTTMEETWSIEEVDFNVAGLSRECFLPPRDLLVSSSKQQQQKKKKDNAAEAALCAKSVVKAKKALVPAVTGLGWFGPAKVVAVDDVDAADDSKDSTRASTR